In the genome of Nonlabens sp. MB-3u-79, one region contains:
- a CDS encoding DUF2306 domain-containing protein — MKIIERLVFIISWTIVISLSLYFLIENVGAYFTGYRSDSYSNNPIWVSSHLIGGTLALLTGPIQFSKWMRNKYINFHKLTGKIYIIGAFITGLSAVRLSLISSCVTCRVSLFILAVLVLFTTFSAWWCVKNRNIKAHQQFMLRSYICILSFVAVRIGGIIPLDFLFGQIEDPTFSRTVNEYFFSFVPIICGEIGIIWIPTLKNIKKSSSPTNR; from the coding sequence ATGAAAATAATAGAACGATTAGTATTCATCATTTCCTGGACAATAGTTATAAGCTTATCCCTCTATTTTTTAATTGAAAATGTTGGCGCTTATTTTACTGGATATAGAAGTGACAGTTATAGTAACAACCCCATTTGGGTGAGTTCTCATTTAATAGGAGGAACATTGGCGCTACTAACTGGTCCAATACAATTCTCTAAATGGATGAGAAATAAATATATAAACTTCCACAAACTAACAGGAAAAATTTACATCATTGGGGCTTTTATCACAGGTTTATCGGCTGTACGGCTATCACTAATAAGTTCTTGCGTAACCTGTAGAGTTTCCCTCTTTATTTTAGCTGTTTTAGTGCTCTTTACTACTTTTTCGGCTTGGTGGTGTGTGAAAAATAGAAACATTAAAGCACATCAACAATTTATGCTTAGAAGTTACATTTGTATACTCTCATTTGTCGCTGTAAGAATCGGTGGGATTATTCCATTGGACTTTTTATTTGGACAAATAGAAGACCCGACATTCAGCAGGACCGTAAATGAATATTTCTTTTCATTTGTACCCATAATTTGTGGTGAAATAGGTATCATTTGGATTCCTACATTAAAAAATATTAAAAAAAGCAGCTCTCCTACCAATCGCTAA
- a CDS encoding aldose 1-epimerase family protein encodes MLHLIENEKLMCTIASDGAEIRSLKNKATGEEYIWQINPSVWGSSSPVLFPAIGKIKEDKVIYNGKDYTMPKHGIIRNNKSLSFQKYSSSKCAFTLESSPETLRQYPFQFSFSVVYTLIDNRLLMTYTIENRDKVPMSFACGGHTAYACPLNDKTKLSDYVIEFPTPLQLTSSTLGASGLLSLHQRDIASAAGVLPLSESLFDKDALIFAHLDCDWVRLRKKKDKKGIIVRFKGYPHLALWSKPAADYVCIEPWLGLPDLEEESLDITQKPTYTTIAPGTTFSIGIETEIE; translated from the coding sequence ATGCTACACCTTATAGAAAACGAAAAGCTCATGTGCACCATAGCGTCTGATGGTGCCGAGATACGATCTTTAAAGAATAAAGCTACTGGCGAGGAGTACATTTGGCAAATCAACCCGTCTGTATGGGGAAGCAGCTCCCCCGTATTGTTTCCAGCCATAGGAAAAATTAAGGAGGATAAAGTGATTTATAATGGCAAAGACTACACCATGCCTAAGCACGGTATTATTAGAAACAACAAGTCGCTTAGCTTTCAAAAATACAGCAGTTCTAAGTGTGCTTTCACTCTGGAGAGTTCGCCAGAAACCCTCCGACAATATCCGTTCCAGTTTTCGTTCTCCGTAGTGTATACGCTTATTGACAACAGATTGCTAATGACCTATACCATTGAAAACAGAGATAAGGTTCCCATGTCCTTTGCTTGCGGTGGACATACGGCATATGCCTGCCCTTTAAATGATAAGACCAAACTATCGGACTATGTGATCGAGTTTCCTACCCCACTCCAGCTTACTTCAAGTACCTTGGGCGCTTCTGGATTGCTATCGCTTCACCAACGTGACATTGCGAGTGCCGCAGGGGTTCTTCCACTGTCAGAGTCCCTATTTGATAAAGACGCCTTGATATTTGCTCACTTGGATTGCGACTGGGTGCGACTGCGTAAAAAGAAAGATAAAAAAGGAATCATCGTAAGGTTTAAGGGGTATCCGCATCTTGCCTTATGGTCCAAACCTGCAGCCGATTATGTATGTATAGAACCATGGCTGGGACTTCCTGACCTGGAAGAAGAATCTCTAGACATCACACAAAAGCCAACCTATACCACTATTGCACCCGGTACTACATTTTCCATTGGGATAGAGACCGAAATCGAGTAA
- a CDS encoding M20 family metallopeptidase: MKFIKIFVLCVLLGSLFTSCKPSDKKTIHQKIKQDTDEIFDRLVQIRRDFHQHPELAGNEKRTSKIIADYLSNIGLEVTTNFSGNAVVGVLKGGKEGKSIAWRADMDALPNNFPDEVAYSSKVAGVQHGCGHDVHMAIGLGIATVLAKNKEAVQGTIYFIFQPEEETFVGAKNIVQSSLFSKINLDEVYALHVTALPVAQIMVKPNEIYAYQKRIQLTFDNTLEKKDAATLYAQIRSQMLRKKTGGNPWEIPMAFDATSGLNNPNTIFKDYLFLEENVVVESDEQQLYLRAYLYETDPSNLEHIVPKIEAIISNSIHKEKFISASYIQENPTVLNEEALTTQAVQTLNEIYGTDTVVKAYGQIPYFNDDFYYFQQHTPGVYFLLGGSNIEKGIHAMNHAPNFGVDEECIRVGVSAFSSLLFERAQKEVNYSSMPTPSTTPDR, from the coding sequence ATGAAATTTATAAAGATCTTTGTGTTATGCGTTTTGTTAGGTAGCCTGTTTACTTCTTGCAAGCCCTCAGATAAAAAAACCATTCATCAAAAAATAAAACAAGACACCGATGAAATTTTTGATCGTTTAGTTCAAATAAGAAGAGATTTTCACCAACATCCCGAATTGGCCGGAAATGAAAAAAGGACTTCTAAAATCATTGCCGATTATTTATCAAATATAGGATTAGAAGTGACCACAAATTTTTCAGGTAATGCGGTCGTAGGCGTCTTAAAAGGCGGAAAAGAAGGAAAGAGTATAGCTTGGAGAGCAGATATGGATGCGCTGCCCAATAATTTTCCTGATGAGGTAGCGTATAGTTCTAAAGTTGCAGGAGTACAACACGGCTGCGGTCACGATGTTCATATGGCCATTGGACTTGGTATAGCAACTGTATTAGCTAAAAATAAAGAGGCCGTTCAAGGAACGATCTATTTTATATTTCAACCAGAAGAGGAAACTTTTGTAGGTGCAAAAAACATAGTCCAAAGCAGCCTTTTCTCCAAAATAAACCTGGATGAGGTATATGCCTTACATGTAACGGCCTTGCCGGTAGCTCAAATAATGGTCAAACCCAATGAAATCTATGCCTATCAAAAAAGAATACAATTGACCTTTGACAATACCTTGGAAAAAAAAGATGCAGCAACTCTTTATGCCCAAATAAGAAGTCAAATGCTACGAAAAAAGACCGGAGGAAACCCTTGGGAAATTCCAATGGCTTTTGATGCTACTAGCGGTTTGAACAACCCCAATACTATTTTTAAAGATTACCTTTTTTTAGAAGAAAATGTTGTGGTCGAGTCTGATGAGCAGCAGCTGTACTTAAGGGCCTATCTGTATGAAACGGATCCATCAAACTTAGAACATATAGTACCAAAAATCGAAGCTATCATTAGTAATTCTATACATAAAGAAAAATTCATTTCTGCTTCCTATATTCAAGAAAACCCAACCGTTTTAAACGAGGAAGCTCTAACGACACAAGCCGTACAGACGCTTAATGAGATTTATGGAACTGACACTGTTGTGAAGGCTTATGGTCAGATTCCCTATTTTAATGACGACTTCTATTACTTCCAACAACACACTCCTGGAGTTTATTTCTTATTGGGTGGCTCCAACATTGAAAAAGGAATTCATGCTATGAACCATGCCCCTAATTTTGGCGTGGATGAAGAATGTATACGAGTTGGCGTCAGCGCTTTTTCATCATTGCTTTTTGAAAGAGCACAAAAGGAAGTTAACTACAGCTCTATGCCCACTCCTAGCACAACACCCGACCGCTAA
- a CDS encoding glycosyl hydrolase family 18 protein, giving the protein MKIFLLMIFSFLLLIGCKNDKTDQQKNKKQELDNSDLMSQRHLHEQKFEGFDFHTEHQWDSLNSISLEKVAFKKAKLHSDIRTFGWHIYSNGSSWKNYNFSMLWGLSYFSYNIQPETGNYKSIHQWKTTAMIDSAQASQCKVFLSVSNFGKDNNTVFLNNPKAQKTLLDSLSNLLALRSANGINIDFEGVYKKDKKSFTKFIVEISKKLKKVNPDYMISLCLYADDWNDVFDIKAIDPHVDFYTLMGYDYYGGFSKTTGPVTPFNTSSSYGNGLKNSIQYYENQGVHLDKLIVGLPYYGAQWVTEKETPGAKISKFIDHPPYKNIREFYIDSLQTPVKFDSISASSYLILNDGDNAYRQLYFEDKRSLSIKYDWIKKNKLGGVGIWALGYDNGYSDLWDLLAEKFSEESEKQDTTLYNNK; this is encoded by the coding sequence ATGAAAATATTCTTACTGATGATTTTTTCATTCCTATTATTAATAGGATGCAAAAATGATAAAACAGATCAACAGAAAAACAAAAAACAGGAATTAGACAACAGCGACTTGATGAGTCAACGCCATTTGCACGAACAAAAGTTTGAAGGTTTTGATTTCCATACAGAGCACCAATGGGATAGTCTGAATTCTATTTCTTTAGAAAAAGTAGCTTTTAAAAAAGCAAAGCTACACTCAGATATACGCACCTTTGGGTGGCACATTTATTCCAATGGTTCTTCCTGGAAAAATTACAATTTTTCTATGTTATGGGGACTTTCTTATTTTTCTTACAACATCCAACCAGAAACTGGAAATTACAAAAGTATACATCAATGGAAAACTACCGCCATGATTGATAGTGCCCAGGCATCTCAATGCAAGGTATTTCTTTCTGTTTCTAATTTTGGAAAAGACAATAACACAGTATTTCTCAACAACCCTAAAGCTCAAAAAACACTCCTAGATAGTCTTTCCAATTTATTGGCTTTAAGATCGGCAAATGGTATCAATATTGACTTTGAAGGTGTATATAAAAAAGATAAAAAAAGTTTTACAAAATTTATAGTTGAAATTTCAAAAAAACTAAAGAAAGTCAACCCCGACTACATGATCTCTCTATGCCTTTATGCAGATGATTGGAACGATGTTTTTGATATAAAAGCTATAGATCCCCATGTAGATTTTTACACCTTAATGGGGTATGATTATTACGGGGGTTTTAGTAAAACTACTGGACCAGTGACCCCTTTTAATACCAGTTCATCATATGGTAATGGCTTAAAAAACTCCATTCAATATTATGAAAATCAAGGGGTGCATCTGGATAAACTAATTGTAGGGCTTCCTTATTATGGTGCTCAATGGGTTACTGAAAAAGAAACACCAGGTGCAAAGATTTCAAAATTTATAGACCACCCACCCTATAAGAACATTAGAGAATTCTATATAGACTCCTTGCAAACTCCAGTCAAGTTTGACTCCATAAGTGCTTCCTCCTATTTAATTTTAAATGATGGTGATAACGCTTATCGTCAGCTCTATTTTGAGGACAAAAGGTCCCTTTCGATTAAATACGATTGGATAAAAAAGAATAAATTAGGAGGTGTTGGGATTTGGGCTTTAGGATATGATAATGGTTATTCTGATCTATGGGATCTTTTAGCTGAAAAATTTTCAGAAGAATCAGAAAAACAAGACACCACTTTGTATAACAACAAATAA
- a CDS encoding metallophosphoesterase: MNRRKFIKRTFLGTVGIGFLTGLYTRQIEPFWLEFVKGKMPIANLPDNLIGKRLMQINDIHIGNRFDYNYIIDSFRKAQKFNPDFVVYTGDYVNYENEKQFEQLDEVLKYTVKGKIGTVGILGNHDYGENWAEQNVADKIPEQLTNAGIEVLKNDQVNISGMNIIGFDDYWALNFAPEKVMNNYDQNKANLLLCHNPDVCDLDVWNGYKGWILFGHRHEGLCKPPFLNAPMLLVKNKRYSQGEIDLNDGRTLYVNRAVGHLWQVRFNVRPEITIFELEKA; this comes from the coding sequence ATGAACAGACGAAAATTCATAAAACGCACATTTTTGGGAACAGTCGGAATTGGATTTCTGACTGGACTTTATACTCGGCAAATTGAGCCTTTTTGGTTGGAATTTGTGAAAGGTAAAATGCCAATTGCTAATCTACCAGATAATCTGATTGGAAAAAGACTTATGCAAATTAATGATATACATATAGGAAATAGATTTGACTATAATTATATAATTGATTCATTTAGGAAAGCACAAAAATTCAACCCTGATTTTGTTGTTTATACGGGAGATTATGTAAACTATGAAAACGAAAAGCAATTTGAACAATTAGATGAAGTACTGAAATACACAGTTAAAGGGAAAATTGGAACTGTTGGAATACTTGGTAATCACGATTATGGGGAAAATTGGGCTGAACAAAATGTAGCGGATAAAATTCCGGAGCAATTGACAAATGCAGGAATTGAAGTACTTAAAAATGACCAAGTTAATATTTCGGGTATGAATATAATTGGATTTGATGATTATTGGGCATTGAATTTTGCACCTGAAAAGGTGATGAACAACTATGACCAAAATAAAGCTAATTTGCTGTTATGTCACAACCCTGATGTTTGTGATCTAGACGTTTGGAATGGATATAAAGGTTGGATTCTATTTGGACATAGACATGAAGGCCTATGCAAACCACCATTTTTAAATGCACCAATGTTACTTGTTAAAAATAAGAGATATTCACAAGGAGAAATTGATTTGAATGACGGCAGAACCTTATATGTTAATCGAGCAGTTGGACATTTGTGGCAAGTTAGATTTAACGTCAGACCTGAAATCACAATTTTTGAACTTGAAAAAGCATAA
- a CDS encoding dihydroorotase produces MKQEILIKNSTIVNEGKSFVADVLLSNELIQQIGNIEIKPDYKVIDGTGKHLFPGIIDGQVHFRDPGLTHKGDLYTESKAAIAGGVTSFIDMPNTVPNILTVEDLREKYEIASKKSLANYSFFLGVNGDNIDEVIKMDTSQFIGVSDDGLYFTKKGNLLADSPAKMEKLFANCKSIIAIHSEKEEIVEANEKAFREKYGDHIPAKFHPIIRSTKGCYEATKRAIELAKKHDARLHILHLTTEAETELFQNNIPLEEKKITTEVSVHHLWFSDKDYDRLGMLIKWNPAIKTEQDKAGLLKALLDDRIDIITTDHAPHTLKEKEQSYFESMSGAPMVQHSLNCMLEFYKQGLISLEKIVEKMCHNPAILYSMTNRGFIREGYYADLTLVDLNSQWTVSKSNLLYKCAWSPLEGTTFQSAIEQTFVNGNLVYDNGDFFEQVNGKEIEFGKWNSTKKTASN; encoded by the coding sequence ATGAAACAAGAAATTTTAATTAAGAATTCCACAATTGTAAATGAAGGAAAATCATTTGTTGCCGATGTGCTACTATCAAACGAACTTATTCAGCAAATCGGAAACATCGAGATCAAACCGGATTATAAAGTGATTGACGGCACAGGCAAACACCTATTCCCAGGAATTATTGACGGACAAGTCCATTTTAGAGACCCCGGCCTTACACACAAAGGTGATTTATATACCGAAAGCAAAGCTGCTATAGCAGGTGGAGTGACTTCTTTTATTGATATGCCAAATACAGTTCCTAATATTTTGACCGTTGAGGACTTACGAGAAAAATATGAGATTGCTTCCAAAAAATCTTTAGCAAACTATTCTTTCTTCCTTGGTGTAAACGGAGATAATATTGATGAAGTAATTAAAATGGATACAAGCCAATTTATTGGTGTTTCTGATGATGGCCTATATTTTACCAAAAAAGGAAATCTACTGGCTGATAGTCCAGCAAAAATGGAAAAGTTGTTTGCCAATTGCAAATCAATTATCGCAATTCATTCAGAGAAAGAAGAAATTGTAGAAGCAAACGAAAAGGCTTTTCGAGAAAAATACGGTGATCATATTCCCGCAAAATTTCATCCAATCATAAGAAGTACCAAAGGCTGTTATGAAGCGACAAAACGAGCGATTGAATTAGCCAAAAAGCACGATGCTCGACTACATATTCTTCACTTAACAACAGAGGCTGAAACAGAATTGTTTCAAAATAACATTCCGCTAGAAGAGAAAAAAATCACCACAGAAGTTTCGGTACATCATCTATGGTTTTCAGATAAAGACTATGACCGATTAGGAATGCTCATAAAGTGGAATCCAGCCATAAAAACAGAACAAGACAAAGCAGGTTTATTAAAAGCGCTACTGGATGATAGAATAGATATTATCACTACAGATCACGCACCTCATACGCTCAAGGAGAAGGAACAATCGTACTTTGAATCGATGTCAGGAGCACCAATGGTCCAGCACTCGCTCAATTGTATGTTAGAGTTTTATAAACAAGGTCTAATTTCTTTAGAGAAAATAGTAGAAAAAATGTGTCATAACCCAGCAATTCTCTACAGTATGACCAACAGAGGCTTTATTAGAGAAGGCTATTATGCAGACTTAACTTTGGTGGATTTGAACAGTCAATGGACAGTATCAAAAAGCAACTTACTGTACAAATGCGCTTGGTCGCCATTGGAGGGCACTACATTTCAGTCAGCAATCGAACAAACATTTGTCAATGGGAATTTGGTTTATGATAATGGAGATTTTTTTGAACAAGTAAATGGTAAAGAAATTGAATTTGGCAAGTGGAACTCAACAAAAAAAACGGCTTCCAATTGA
- a CDS encoding (deoxy)nucleoside triphosphate pyrophosphohydrolase → MKKIEVVAGIIFCRDLFLCVQRPKNKLHYISEKFEFPGGKIEEGETKEEALHRELLEELNLSTNIKSFFLTVVHEYPDFELTMHSFMCEVESKELILHEHIDQKWLKINELTKLDWAAADIPIVDKLVSNG, encoded by the coding sequence ATGAAAAAGATTGAAGTCGTTGCAGGTATTATATTTTGTAGAGATTTGTTTCTCTGTGTTCAAAGACCAAAAAATAAGCTCCATTATATTTCAGAGAAATTTGAGTTTCCAGGAGGCAAAATTGAAGAAGGCGAAACCAAAGAAGAAGCTTTACATCGCGAGTTATTGGAGGAATTAAACCTTTCAACAAATATCAAATCCTTCTTTCTGACTGTTGTTCATGAATATCCAGATTTTGAATTAACAATGCACAGTTTTATGTGTGAAGTTGAATCGAAAGAACTCATCCTTCATGAACATATAGATCAAAAATGGTTGAAAATTAACGAGCTCACCAAACTCGATTGGGCAGCTGCTGATATTCCAATTGTAGACAAACTGGTTTCGAATGGATGA
- a CDS encoding DNA-binding protein, which translates to MDLQIGDQVHLIIERETPLGYIVLIEEEIEGLLYKNEVFTELEEDMEVTGYVKYIREDGKIDVSLRPQGFLNVIDANVEKVLEKLKESPEGSISVTDKSSPDTIRFHFNMSKKSYKKALGSLYKLKLIVITAESIELLDKN; encoded by the coding sequence ATGGATTTACAAATAGGAGATCAAGTACACTTAATCATTGAAAGAGAAACACCGCTGGGATATATTGTTTTAATAGAGGAAGAGATCGAAGGATTGCTTTATAAAAACGAGGTTTTTACAGAATTAGAAGAGGACATGGAAGTTACTGGTTATGTGAAATACATAAGAGAAGATGGTAAAATAGATGTTTCCCTCCGACCACAAGGCTTTCTAAACGTGATTGATGCTAACGTAGAAAAAGTATTGGAAAAATTAAAAGAAAGTCCAGAAGGAAGTATTTCAGTGACCGATAAAAGCTCCCCAGACACGATACGTTTTCACTTTAACATGAGTAAAAAGTCCTATAAGAAAGCCCTAGGAAGTCTCTACAAGCTAAAGCTTATTGTTATTACAGCAGAGAGCATAGAATTGCTAGATAAAAACTAA
- a CDS encoding ice-binding family protein, which produces MKINLKSFLLSFILLTSITISAQVGVGTSQPDSSSILDIYSESKGFLMPRLSTAQRDAMVLPATGLMIYNSTLNDGQLNIGTPADPKWAGIKEPEKTPVDTVTESADTSTSSTSELLVEGMTLSPLEGSYIVLFNAQMSNNVTFSSTQGVSDLTNVFDELMASPGAVSHALTFGNGEVLAPGVYDVAGAASIAGILIMDGGGDPNSIFIIRASGAFTTVAGATVVLTGNAQSENIFWVSDAAMSTAANTTMKGTMLGGGNGAGAVSLGINSNLEGRMFTKLGAVSLAAGVNLTTLTGNAPVNLGVLSTFAMWSSSGAVSDVATATTIGDVGTASAALTMVGIHTGQEYPAGTTSSAGITTYSVYQNGVEVASSSRTINLQSAVLSLQAKVNVTTGDSVEIWWKVNGGESTINNRTLSLICSQ; this is translated from the coding sequence ATGAAAATCAATTTAAAAAGTTTTTTACTTTCGTTTATTTTATTGACATCGATCACTATAAGTGCCCAAGTGGGTGTTGGTACTTCACAACCTGATTCCTCTTCTATTTTGGATATTTATTCTGAGAGTAAAGGATTTCTAATGCCTCGATTATCAACAGCACAAAGAGATGCTATGGTACTTCCGGCAACTGGCTTAATGATTTATAATTCTACATTGAATGATGGTCAATTAAATATAGGAACACCAGCTGACCCAAAATGGGCAGGTATAAAAGAGCCAGAGAAGACTCCGGTTGATACTGTTACAGAGAGTGCAGATACAAGTACCTCATCTACCTCTGAATTACTAGTGGAAGGAATGACTTTGTCACCTCTCGAAGGAAGTTATATAGTTTTATTTAATGCTCAGATGTCTAACAATGTAACATTTAGTTCAACTCAAGGTGTTAGTGATTTAACAAATGTATTTGACGAATTAATGGCAAGCCCGGGCGCTGTCTCTCATGCGCTAACTTTCGGTAACGGAGAGGTTTTGGCACCAGGAGTCTATGATGTTGCCGGAGCAGCATCCATCGCAGGAATACTTATTATGGATGGGGGAGGAGACCCAAATTCGATTTTTATAATCAGAGCTTCTGGTGCATTTACTACTGTAGCAGGAGCCACTGTAGTGTTGACAGGAAATGCGCAATCCGAAAATATATTCTGGGTGTCTGATGCAGCCATGTCCACTGCGGCTAACACAACAATGAAAGGTACTATGCTTGGCGGCGGAAATGGTGCTGGTGCAGTATCATTAGGCATAAATTCGAACCTTGAAGGAAGGATGTTTACAAAGTTAGGAGCAGTAAGCCTAGCTGCAGGTGTAAATCTTACCACTCTAACAGGAAATGCTCCTGTAAATTTAGGAGTCCTTTCCACATTTGCGATGTGGAGCTCTTCAGGGGCGGTTTCTGATGTAGCAACTGCTACTACCATAGGAGATGTAGGCACTGCATCTGCAGCTTTAACCATGGTAGGCATACATACTGGTCAAGAATATCCAGCGGGTACAACTAGTAGCGCTGGGATTACAACTTACAGCGTTTATCAAAATGGAGTGGAAGTTGCAAGCTCTAGCAGAACGATCAACTTACAGAGCGCCGTATTATCTCTTCAAGCTAAGGTTAATGTAACAACAGGAGATTCCGTTGAGATATGGTGGAAAGTTAATGGGGGGGAATCAACAATTAACAATAGAACCTTATCATTGATTTGTTCTCAATAG
- a CDS encoding DUF6694 family lipoprotein yields the protein MKRIILLPILLCLLIISCQKKIDSSNEESMRNSIKEINESLEEDEKEEFQESMKLMMFNGLELSDLMKDGGAEKTGEDFKTRIDGMTADDVIEQGHKIKAEIERKKKEQAQTEVLALYTARENAENDKKMLSKFEVIKSQFYVRKKGTYYITKEPIIELTVKNGTNKAISRAYFTGTLVSPERTIPWIKDDFNYEISGGLESGEVVTWYLAPNMFSDWGEVDAPKDAILNTEVTQLDGPNGDALYSTNNFGETERKRLEELLKSYPELAK from the coding sequence ATGAAAAGAATTATTCTACTTCCAATCTTACTATGTTTACTAATCATTTCTTGCCAAAAGAAAATAGATAGCTCCAATGAAGAATCAATGAGAAATTCAATTAAGGAGATAAATGAATCACTTGAAGAAGATGAAAAAGAGGAGTTTCAAGAGTCAATGAAACTAATGATGTTTAATGGACTTGAATTATCCGACTTGATGAAAGATGGAGGAGCGGAAAAAACAGGAGAAGATTTTAAAACAAGAATTGATGGAATGACAGCCGATGATGTAATCGAGCAAGGACATAAAATAAAGGCAGAAATTGAAAGAAAGAAAAAGGAACAAGCCCAGACAGAAGTATTAGCACTTTATACAGCTAGAGAAAATGCGGAAAATGATAAAAAAATGTTGTCCAAATTTGAAGTGATAAAGTCTCAATTTTATGTAAGAAAAAAAGGTACGTATTACATCACTAAAGAGCCAATTATTGAGCTGACTGTTAAAAATGGAACAAATAAAGCTATTTCCAGGGCTTATTTTACTGGAACATTAGTAAGTCCAGAAAGAACAATCCCTTGGATTAAAGATGACTTCAATTATGAAATTTCTGGTGGGTTGGAATCTGGCGAAGTAGTAACTTGGTATTTAGCACCTAATATGTTTAGTGATTGGGGAGAAGTTGATGCACCAAAAGATGCGATTTTAAACACAGAAGTAACTCAACTTGATGGTCCAAATGGGGATGCTTTATACTCAACAAATAATTTTGGCGAAACTGAACGAAAAAGGTTAGAGGAATTGCTGAAATCATACCCAGAGTTGGCTAAATAA